From one Lolium rigidum isolate FL_2022 chromosome 4, APGP_CSIRO_Lrig_0.1, whole genome shotgun sequence genomic stretch:
- the LOC124706002 gene encoding uncharacterized protein LOC124706002 codes for MDQELQEADVLWPPNNTEHHSANDDDSTSNEGDVARVSSPELSAPVAVPPPRKRRSRSWRASDQPFTDGTSGDDGDVVCTNDVKRNVPPHVLAERRRRLAGRSTAAYSMCAGKGRTLKGRDLRNIRNLVLKMTGFIEK; via the coding sequence ATGGATCAGGAACTCCAAGAGGCAGACGTCCTGTGGCCTCCAAACAACACCGAACACCATAGCGCCAACGACGACGACAGCACCAGCAACGAAGGCGACGTGGCAAGGGTGTCCTCGCCGGAGTTGTCCGCCCCGGTCGCCGTGCCTCCTCCACGGAAGCGCCGGTCTCGCTCCTGGAGGGCATCCGACCAGCCGTTCACCGACGGTACCagcggtgacgacggcgacgtCGTATGCACCAACGACGTGAAGAGGAACGTCCCGCCGCACGTCCTGGCtgagcggcggagaaggctcgccGGAAGGTCGACGGCGGCGTACTCCATGTGCGCCGGGAAAGGCAGGACGCTCAAAGGGCGGGACCTCCGGAACATCAGGAACCTTGTCCTCAAGATGACCGGATTCATCGAGAAATGA